A single window of Meiothermus sp. DNA harbors:
- a CDS encoding xanthine dehydrogenase family protein molybdopterin-binding subunit — protein MADKFFGKAMKRVEDPRFITGTGNYTDDMVLPGMVHAAMVRSPYAHARIKGIDASRARALPGVLAVITGQEMKDAGINGIPTGWLHPGIKTPPHYAITFDKARHVGDIVAAVIAETRQIAEDAAQLVEVDYEPLPAVSLGSDALKPGAPAVHDDVPDNVCFTWSIGDKAAVDAAFASAYKTVKLNLRNNRLVPNAMEPRASLAQYHKAGDEYTLWTTSQNPHIHRLLIAAFIMGIPEHKLRVIAPDVGGGFGSKIYQYPEEIIVLYAAKKLNRPVKWTARRSESFVTDSHGRDHETVAEMAVDQNGKITAVRVDTIANMGAYLTTFAPAVPTYLYGCLLAGTYTTPHIYCHVTAPFTHTTPVDAYRGAGRPEATYLLERLVDVMAHELGMDPVEFRRKNLIPPEAFPYQTPVALQYDSGNYEANLNKALEMVGYQALRQQQAEWRKQGRYMGIGVITFIEACGLAPSALVGSLGAQAGQWESALVRVMPTGKVEVFTGTHSHGQGHETAFAQVVADELQIPVEDVVLVHGDTGRMPYGWGSYGSRSAPTGLSAIVLATRKIIDKAKKIAAHLLEASPDDIVHEDGKFMVKGVPDKAKTFFDIALMAHLAHNYPADLEPGLEATHFYDPKNFVFPFGTHIAVVEVDPDTGKVKLLRYLSVDDCGPVINPLIADGQVHGGIAQGLGQALLEEAVYDKEGQILSGNFLEYTLPRADDMVQIEHDHTVTPCPHNPLGIKGIGEAGTIASTAAVANAVMDALRPFGIVHLDMPYTPEKVWRAIHGSKPLAQAAD, from the coding sequence ATGGCCGATAAGTTCTTTGGTAAAGCCATGAAGCGGGTCGAAGACCCACGGTTCATCACCGGCACCGGCAACTACACCGACGATATGGTGTTGCCCGGCATGGTGCACGCCGCCATGGTGCGCTCGCCCTATGCCCACGCCCGCATTAAGGGCATCGATGCCTCGAGGGCCCGCGCCCTTCCCGGCGTGCTGGCCGTGATTACCGGCCAGGAGATGAAAGATGCCGGCATCAATGGCATCCCCACCGGCTGGCTGCACCCTGGCATTAAGACCCCACCCCACTACGCCATCACCTTCGACAAGGCTCGGCACGTAGGCGATATTGTGGCAGCGGTAATCGCCGAGACCCGCCAGATCGCCGAGGACGCCGCCCAGCTCGTCGAGGTAGACTACGAGCCCTTGCCGGCAGTCTCGCTGGGCAGCGACGCGCTCAAACCCGGCGCCCCGGCGGTGCACGACGACGTGCCCGACAATGTCTGCTTCACCTGGAGCATTGGCGACAAGGCTGCCGTAGACGCGGCTTTTGCGAGCGCTTACAAAACCGTCAAGCTCAACCTGCGCAACAACCGCCTAGTGCCCAACGCCATGGAGCCCCGGGCCAGCCTGGCCCAGTATCACAAGGCCGGCGACGAGTACACCCTCTGGACCACCAGCCAGAACCCCCACATCCACCGACTCCTGATTGCCGCCTTCATTATGGGCATCCCCGAGCACAAGCTGCGGGTGATTGCGCCGGATGTGGGCGGGGGCTTCGGCTCCAAAATTTACCAGTACCCCGAGGAGATTATCGTCCTGTACGCTGCCAAGAAGCTAAACCGGCCGGTTAAGTGGACGGCCCGGCGCTCAGAGAGCTTTGTGACCGACTCGCACGGGCGCGACCACGAGACCGTGGCCGAGATGGCGGTGGATCAAAACGGCAAGATTACCGCCGTGCGGGTGGACACCATCGCCAACATGGGGGCCTACCTGACCACTTTTGCCCCGGCGGTGCCTACCTATCTGTACGGCTGCTTGCTGGCCGGCACCTACACCACCCCCCATATCTACTGCCATGTGACCGCCCCCTTTACCCACACCACGCCGGTAGACGCCTACCGGGGGGCCGGGCGACCCGAGGCCACCTACCTGCTCGAGCGCTTGGTAGACGTGATGGCCCACGAGCTAGGCATGGATCCGGTGGAGTTCCGCCGCAAGAACCTGATTCCCCCCGAGGCCTTCCCCTACCAGACCCCGGTGGCGCTGCAGTACGACTCCGGCAACTACGAGGCCAACCTGAACAAGGCCCTCGAGATGGTGGGCTACCAGGCCCTGCGCCAGCAACAAGCGGAGTGGCGCAAGCAAGGCCGCTACATGGGCATCGGGGTGATTACCTTCATCGAGGCTTGCGGGCTGGCCCCCTCGGCCCTGGTGGGCAGCCTGGGGGCCCAGGCCGGTCAGTGGGAGAGCGCTTTGGTGCGGGTGATGCCGACCGGCAAGGTGGAGGTCTTTACCGGCACCCACAGTCACGGTCAGGGTCACGAGACCGCCTTCGCCCAGGTGGTGGCCGACGAGCTGCAGATTCCGGTGGAGGACGTGGTGCTGGTGCACGGTGACACCGGGCGGATGCCCTACGGCTGGGGCTCGTATGGCTCGCGCTCGGCCCCCACGGGCCTCTCGGCCATTGTGCTGGCCACCCGCAAGATCATCGACAAAGCCAAGAAGATTGCCGCGCACCTGCTCGAGGCCAGCCCCGACGACATCGTGCACGAAGACGGCAAGTTCATGGTCAAGGGGGTGCCCGACAAGGCCAAAACCTTCTTCGATATCGCCCTAATGGCCCACCTGGCCCACAACTACCCCGCCGACCTCGAGCCTGGGTTAGAGGCCACCCACTTCTACGACCCCAAGAACTTCGTCTTCCCCTTTGGCACCCATATTGCGGTGGTGGAGGTAGACCCCGACACCGGCAAGGTCAAGCTGCTGCGTTACCTCTCGGTGGACGACTGCGGCCCGGTCATCAACCCGCTCATTGCCGATGGACAAGTACACGGGGGCATCGCCCAGGGGCTGGGCCAGGCCCTGCTGGAAGAAGCCGTCTACGACAAAGAGGGCCAGATTCTCTCGGGCAACTTCCTCGAGTACACCCTGCCCCGCGCCGACGACATGGTGCAGATCGAACACGACCACACCGTCACGCCCTGCCCGCACAACCCCCTGGGCATCAAGGGCATCGGCGAGGCCGGCACCATCGCCTCTACCGCCGCAGTAGCCAACGCGGTGATGGATGCCCTGCGGCCCTTTGGCATCGTGCACCTGGACATGCCTTATACCCCGGAAAAGGTCTGGCGGGCCATCCACGGCTCCAAACCGCTGGCTCAAGCTGCCGACTAG
- a CDS encoding xanthine dehydrogenase family protein subunit M yields MYTSEFAYKKATSIAEAISLLQQHPDAKLLAGGHSLIPTMKLRLAAPSALIDISKVAELRGVRKEGNTLVIGAMTTYHELETSDLLRQYCPLIPQAVQHIGDPMVRAKGTIGGSLAHADPAADLPASMLALDAKIKIQGPGGTRVVDIDHFFTGMFSTAIGDGEILTEVHIPIGGSAHAPAPARRMAYAKFPHPASRYAVVGVAVVVDGNNVRAAVTGAGEHAMRLTKLEQALSGKPLTAENITAACQGLLPPDNLNHDLVASKEYRAHLVDVMAKRALMQAAGL; encoded by the coding sequence ATGTACACATCCGAGTTTGCCTACAAAAAAGCCACCAGCATCGCCGAGGCCATAAGCCTGCTCCAACAACACCCCGACGCTAAGCTCTTGGCCGGCGGCCACAGCCTGATTCCCACCATGAAGCTGCGGCTGGCCGCTCCGTCGGCCCTGATTGACATCTCCAAGGTGGCCGAGCTGCGCGGGGTTCGCAAGGAAGGTAATACCCTGGTGATCGGCGCCATGACCACCTACCATGAACTCGAAACCTCCGATTTGCTCAGGCAGTACTGTCCCCTAATTCCGCAAGCAGTTCAGCACATCGGCGACCCCATGGTACGCGCCAAGGGCACCATCGGCGGCTCGCTGGCCCACGCCGACCCCGCCGCCGACCTGCCTGCTTCGATGCTGGCCCTGGACGCTAAAATCAAAATCCAGGGACCAGGAGGAACCAGGGTAGTGGATATTGACCACTTCTTCACCGGGATGTTCTCTACTGCCATAGGAGATGGCGAAATCCTGACGGAAGTCCACATTCCCATCGGGGGCTCGGCCCACGCACCTGCGCCGGCTCGACGCATGGCCTACGCCAAGTTTCCTCACCCGGCCAGCCGCTATGCGGTAGTGGGGGTGGCGGTGGTGGTGGACGGCAACAACGTGCGGGCGGCCGTGACGGGCGCGGGTGAGCACGCTATGCGCCTGACCAAGCTCGAGCAAGCCCTCTCCGGTAAACCCCTCACGGCAGAAAACATCACAGCAGCCTGCCAGGGGCTGCTGCCCCCGGACAACCTGAATCACGACCTGGTGGCCTCCAAGGAATACCGCGCCCATCTGGTGGACGTGATGGCCAAGCGGGCCTTAATGCAGGCGGCTGGATTGTAG
- a CDS encoding MoxR family ATPase — MFPTSVEETQKALEAHHYIADKGLSVAVFLALKLRRPLLLEGEPGVGKTEIVKVLAQMLGTRLIRLQCYEGLDISSAVYEWDYARQMMQIRLLEATGERDQDKVRHEVFSLEFLLKRPLLQALQSQDGQAPVLLIDELDRADEEFEAFLLEFLSDWQITVPEVGTLKAEQPPVVVITSNRTREIHDALKRRCMYYWIDYPSFDKEYRIVREKVPGVPEKLAQQAVAFVQELRKQDLYKAPGVAETLDWASSLLALGQTELSGEVVEETLGVLLKYQDDVVKAKNQARDLLARAQMFPAL; from the coding sequence ATGTTTCCCACATCCGTCGAGGAGACTCAAAAAGCCCTCGAGGCCCACCACTACATCGCCGACAAGGGTCTTTCGGTGGCGGTATTTCTGGCCCTCAAGCTCCGCCGCCCCCTCCTGCTCGAAGGGGAGCCGGGGGTGGGCAAGACCGAGATCGTGAAGGTGCTGGCCCAGATGCTCGGCACCCGCCTGATCCGCTTGCAGTGCTACGAAGGCCTGGACATTAGCAGTGCGGTCTACGAGTGGGACTACGCCCGCCAGATGATGCAGATCAGGCTGCTGGAAGCCACCGGCGAGCGCGACCAGGACAAAGTGCGGCACGAGGTTTTTAGCCTCGAGTTTCTGCTCAAGCGACCCTTGTTGCAAGCCCTACAAAGCCAGGACGGCCAGGCCCCGGTGCTCCTGATTGACGAACTCGACCGGGCCGACGAGGAGTTCGAGGCGTTTTTGCTCGAGTTCCTTTCCGACTGGCAGATTACCGTGCCCGAGGTGGGCACCCTCAAAGCCGAGCAGCCGCCGGTGGTGGTGATTACCTCCAACCGCACCCGCGAGATTCACGACGCCCTGAAGCGCCGCTGCATGTACTACTGGATCGACTACCCCAGCTTCGACAAGGAGTACAGAATCGTGCGGGAGAAAGTGCCGGGTGTGCCGGAGAAGCTGGCCCAGCAAGCGGTGGCTTTTGTGCAGGAGCTGCGCAAACAAGACCTCTACAAAGCCCCCGGCGTGGCCGAGACCCTGGACTGGGCCTCTTCGCTCCTGGCCCTGGGCCAGACTGAGCTTTCTGGCGAGGTTGTCGAGGAAACCCTGGGGGTGCTGCTCAAGTACCAAGACGATGTGGTCAAGGCCAAAAACCAGGCCCGCGACCTACTTGCGCGGGCCCAGATGTTCCCCGCCCTATGA
- a CDS encoding VWA domain-containing protein, translated as MTAPTEQLLGHVVGFVRRLRDEGIVVTPGQTATFARALGEISIFDPVVFFHAAQSSLVTRREDQAKFAEVFRKFWQNLGLERFPAELLNQTPLPPKKETKARPGEVGREPRSSQPPSKEPQPIVDRALTFSETEVLKQKRFDQMSEQELEAARKLLYNFVWSPPERRTRRLQASGKEQLDLRRSFRRSLRHQGELVLLEQRARKQKPRPIVALADVSGSMERYARMLLHFLHAFSLEQTRQGVRQIETFTFGTRLTRITRTLKKRSVDAALSEVGQQVKDWSGGTRIGACLHTFNHTWAKRVLGRGAIVLVISDGWDQGEPELLAFEMERLQKSCHRLIWLNPLIGTPGYQPLTRGLVAAMPFIDDFLPIHNLSSLEMLVEALEGLGRHPNALR; from the coding sequence ATGACCGCCCCCACCGAACAACTCCTGGGTCATGTGGTGGGCTTTGTGCGAAGGCTGCGGGACGAGGGGATTGTGGTTACGCCGGGCCAAACCGCCACTTTTGCCCGGGCCCTGGGCGAGATTTCCATCTTTGACCCGGTGGTTTTTTTCCACGCTGCCCAAAGCTCCTTGGTTACGCGCCGCGAAGACCAGGCCAAGTTCGCCGAGGTATTCCGCAAGTTCTGGCAAAACCTGGGCTTGGAGCGTTTTCCCGCCGAGCTACTAAACCAAACCCCCCTTCCCCCCAAAAAAGAAACCAAGGCCCGGCCCGGCGAGGTCGGGCGTGAGCCGCGCTCATCCCAGCCACCCTCCAAAGAGCCCCAGCCCATCGTAGACCGGGCCCTAACCTTCTCCGAGACCGAGGTCTTGAAGCAAAAGCGTTTCGACCAGATGAGCGAGCAGGAGCTCGAGGCTGCCCGCAAGCTGCTTTATAACTTTGTCTGGAGCCCCCCCGAGCGTCGCACCCGCCGCTTACAGGCTTCTGGTAAGGAGCAACTCGACCTGCGCCGTAGTTTTCGCCGTTCGCTCCGGCATCAGGGGGAATTAGTGCTGCTAGAGCAGCGCGCCCGCAAACAAAAGCCCCGGCCCATTGTGGCCCTGGCCGACGTCTCGGGCTCCATGGAGCGCTACGCCCGGATGCTCTTGCACTTTCTGCACGCCTTTAGTCTCGAGCAAACCCGGCAGGGGGTGCGTCAGATCGAAACCTTTACCTTTGGCACCCGCCTGACCCGCATTACCCGCACCCTCAAGAAGCGCAGTGTGGACGCGGCCCTAAGCGAAGTCGGGCAACAGGTCAAGGACTGGTCAGGCGGTACCCGTATTGGGGCCTGTCTGCACACCTTCAACCACACCTGGGCCAAGCGGGTCTTGGGCCGAGGCGCTATTGTGCTGGTAATCTCCGACGGCTGGGATCAGGGCGAGCCAGAACTCCTGGCTTTCGAGATGGAGCGGCTGCAAAAGTCCTGCCACCGCCTGATCTGGCTCAACCCGCTGATCGGCACCCCCGGCTACCAGCCGCTCACCCGCGGCCTGGTGGCTGCCATGCCTTTCATAGACGACTTTTTGCCCATCCACAACCTCAGCAGCTTAGAGATGCTGGTGGAGGCTTTGGAAGGGCTGGGGCGCCACCCAAACGCATTGCGCTGA
- a CDS encoding transposase, whose product MEDSPQSTATECCQGRCGSASALEKGGLKALIAEQLHRGGQTLGEALGRIGFSDELRLGLLGQVRRVLAPRGVKVVQTVQRAYQYAYLLLAVIPAIGQLRWGWIPRLKQEHLKPVLEQWGLAINVWDGAGVHRGRSLSELAGSRILQPAYSPELNPAERVFEEVRRAIEGKVYPSLEHKRLAAEEFLTQLAADPTRVKRLCFWPWIQEALCVTSS is encoded by the coding sequence ATGGAAGATTCACCCCAAAGTACCGCGACCGAGTGCTGCCAAGGCCGATGCGGCAGCGCAAGCGCGCTGGAAAAAGGGGGGCTCAAAGCCCTGATAGCCGAGCAGCTCCACCGAGGGGGTCAGACCCTGGGGGAGGCTCTGGGCCGGATTGGGTTTAGCGATGAGCTGCGGTTGGGACTGCTGGGTCAAGTTCGACGGGTGCTGGCGCCTCGGGGGGTGAAGGTCGTTCAAACGGTACAGCGGGCATACCAGTATGCCTACCTGCTGCTGGCGGTGATACCGGCCATCGGTCAGTTGAGGTGGGGTTGGATTCCCCGCCTGAAGCAAGAACACCTCAAACCGGTGCTGGAGCAATGGGGGTTAGCCATCAACGTTTGGGATGGGGCGGGGGTTCATCGGGGTCGTAGCCTATCCGAGCTAGCGGGGAGTCGTATCCTTCAACCGGCCTATTCGCCCGAGCTCAATCCTGCCGAGCGGGTGTTTGAGGAGGTCAGGCGGGCCATTGAAGGCAAAGTGTACCCTTCGCTGGAACACAAACGCCTGGCTGCCGAGGAGTTCCTCACCCAGCTTGCGGCTGATCCAACTAGGGTCAAGCGGCTTTGCTTTTGGCCTTGGATTCAAGAGGCTTTATGTGTCACCTCGTCGTAG
- a CDS encoding winged helix-turn-helix domain-containing protein translates to MGRRIAPIDWTESAEELEAQYRRERNLERRKRLQAMWLVRRGKAAQDAAKEVGIGRKTLNRWLAWYRAGGLQEVLKRVPGWGVKVSRAWLDQDQQLELRAESAQGSFRTYEEARQWVQQRFGVQYSYKGLYGLMARWKIHPKVPRPSAAKADAAAQARWKKGGSKP, encoded by the coding sequence ATGGGTCGTAGGATTGCCCCAATCGATTGGACTGAAAGCGCAGAGGAGCTGGAGGCACAGTATAGACGGGAGAGGAACCTGGAACGACGTAAACGGCTGCAGGCGATGTGGCTGGTACGTCGAGGCAAAGCTGCACAGGATGCGGCCAAAGAAGTGGGGATTGGACGTAAAACCCTCAACCGGTGGCTGGCTTGGTATCGGGCCGGGGGATTGCAGGAGGTGTTGAAGCGCGTACCGGGCTGGGGGGTCAAGGTCAGTCGAGCCTGGTTGGATCAAGACCAACAACTGGAACTGCGAGCCGAGAGTGCCCAAGGAAGCTTTCGCACCTACGAAGAAGCGCGGCAGTGGGTGCAACAACGCTTTGGGGTGCAGTACAGCTATAAAGGCCTCTATGGGCTGATGGCTCGATGGAAGATTCACCCCAAAGTACCGCGACCGAGTGCTGCCAAGGCCGATGCGGCAGCGCAAGCGCGCTGGAAAAAGGGGGGCTCAAAGCCCTGA
- a CDS encoding S8 family peptidase, with amino-acid sequence MYLRLLWVLWLLLLAACGNRATDTLAPVLGLDNPNAIQGQYIVVYKEDAGVLASLQRLKAALGGGVSLQSELQSLGLAADAQVQQVYTAALQGLAVRLSPENLAALRQDPRVDYLEADQVMSIDATQTGATWGLDRIDQRALPLSSTFTYSNTGSGVSAYIIDTGIRVSHSEFGGRASVAYDAVGDGQNGNDCNGHGTHVAGTVGGAVYGVAKSVRLYAVRVLNCSGSGTNSGVIAGVDWVRQNARKPAVANMSLGGGASSALDTAVNNAINAGITFALAAGNSNRNACNYSPARVAAGITVGATTSTDARASYSNYGSCLDLFAPGSAITSAWISSDTSTNTISGTSMATPHVAGVAALYLQGNPTASPATVRNAIVGNATAGVVSNPGSRSPNLLLFTNY; translated from the coding sequence ATGTATCTACGTTTGCTATGGGTCTTGTGGTTGCTGTTGCTGGCGGCGTGTGGAAACCGCGCTACCGATACTTTGGCTCCGGTGTTGGGGCTGGATAACCCCAACGCCATCCAGGGTCAGTACATAGTGGTCTATAAGGAAGACGCCGGCGTACTGGCCTCGCTGCAAAGGCTCAAGGCCGCTTTGGGCGGCGGGGTGAGCTTGCAAAGTGAACTGCAAAGCCTGGGTTTGGCGGCGGATGCCCAGGTGCAACAGGTCTATACGGCCGCTTTGCAGGGCCTTGCAGTCCGCCTGTCCCCTGAGAACCTGGCGGCCCTGCGGCAAGACCCTCGGGTGGACTACCTCGAGGCCGACCAGGTCATGAGCATTGACGCCACCCAGACGGGCGCAACCTGGGGCCTGGATCGCATTGACCAGCGGGCCTTGCCCCTAAGCAGCACCTTTACCTACAGCAATACCGGCAGCGGGGTTAGCGCCTATATCATCGACACCGGCATCCGGGTCAGCCACAGCGAGTTTGGGGGCCGGGCCTCGGTGGCCTACGATGCCGTGGGCGATGGTCAGAACGGCAACGACTGCAATGGCCACGGTACCCACGTGGCCGGAACGGTAGGCGGCGCGGTGTATGGGGTGGCCAAGAGCGTGCGCCTGTATGCCGTGCGGGTTTTGAACTGCAGTGGCTCGGGCACCAACTCCGGGGTGATTGCCGGGGTGGACTGGGTGCGGCAAAACGCCCGGAAGCCGGCAGTGGCCAATATGAGCCTGGGTGGGGGGGCCTCGAGCGCCCTCGACACCGCCGTCAACAACGCCATCAATGCCGGCATTACCTTTGCCCTGGCTGCGGGCAACAGCAACCGCAACGCCTGTAACTACTCCCCGGCCCGGGTAGCTGCGGGCATTACCGTGGGAGCGACCACCTCTACCGATGCCCGGGCCTCGTACTCCAACTACGGGAGCTGCCTGGATCTCTTTGCCCCCGGTTCCGCCATTACCTCGGCCTGGATTAGCAGCGATACCTCCACCAACACCATCAGCGGTACCTCCATGGCCACGCCGCACGTAGCTGGGGTAGCGGCCCTCTACCTACAGGGCAACCCCACCGCCAGCCCGGCTACCGTGCGCAATGCCATTGTGGGCAATGCCACTGCGGGGGTGGTGTCCAACCCCGGCTCGCGTTCGCCCAACCTGCTGCTCTTTACCAACTACTGA
- a CDS encoding acyl-CoA carboxylase subunit beta, whose protein sequence is MIQSHISPKERESSPFKQNKDAWVRLMADFRTSLEQVRQGGGAKAVERQHARGRLTARERIAALVDPGTEAEEILGYAGWQMYADWGGAPGGGVVTTIGKIAGRDWMIIANDATVKAGAFFPITAKKVIRAQTIALENHLPTVYLVDSAGVFLPLQDEVFPDQDDFGRIFYLNARMSALGIPQISAIMGNCVAGGAYLPLMTDVLIMTEGSGLYLAGPALVKAAIGQEVSSEELGGARMHAEVSGTVDFYEPDDPSAIARIRTLAGLYAAPALAPWATERKDEVEPVHPPEDLYGLVSPDGARPYDVREVIARLVDGSEFHEYKADYGQTLVCGYARLGGFPVGIVANQRLIIKKPGKIEVGGVIYAEAADKAARFILEVNQRFIPLLFLMDVTGFMVGKESEQQGIIRRGAKLVNAVSNSVVPKITLITGGSFGAGNYAMAGKAYAPRFIYAWPSAKYAVMSGNAAAKTLMEIELAKLGREGRKPTEEDLVELYERIKGRYEETLDPRYAAARLWVDEVIFPHETRERLIRSLEVCALNPLREPLRVGVFQV, encoded by the coding sequence ATGATTCAGAGCCACATCAGCCCCAAGGAGCGGGAATCCTCTCCCTTCAAGCAAAACAAGGACGCCTGGGTGCGCCTGATGGCCGATTTTCGCACCTCGCTCGAGCAGGTGCGCCAGGGCGGGGGCGCCAAAGCCGTGGAGCGTCAGCACGCCCGGGGGCGGCTGACCGCCCGCGAGCGCATTGCGGCGCTGGTAGACCCCGGCACCGAAGCGGAGGAAATCCTGGGCTATGCCGGCTGGCAGATGTATGCCGACTGGGGCGGTGCGCCCGGCGGAGGGGTGGTCACGACCATTGGCAAGATAGCCGGTCGGGACTGGATGATCATCGCCAACGACGCCACCGTGAAAGCGGGGGCCTTTTTCCCCATCACCGCAAAAAAGGTCATTCGGGCTCAGACCATTGCCCTCGAGAACCACCTCCCCACGGTCTACCTGGTGGACTCGGCGGGGGTCTTTCTGCCCTTACAGGACGAAGTTTTCCCCGATCAGGACGACTTTGGCCGCATTTTCTACCTGAATGCCCGCATGAGCGCGCTGGGCATTCCGCAAATCTCGGCCATCATGGGCAACTGTGTGGCCGGAGGAGCCTACCTGCCCCTAATGACCGATGTGCTGATCATGACCGAGGGCTCGGGGCTATACCTGGCCGGGCCCGCCCTGGTCAAGGCGGCCATTGGGCAGGAGGTGAGCTCGGAGGAACTGGGCGGGGCGCGGATGCACGCCGAGGTCTCGGGCACGGTGGACTTTTACGAGCCCGACGACCCCTCGGCCATTGCCCGCATTCGTACCTTGGCCGGGCTGTACGCCGCACCCGCCCTGGCCCCCTGGGCAACAGAGCGCAAGGACGAAGTGGAGCCTGTGCACCCCCCCGAAGACCTCTACGGGCTGGTCTCGCCCGATGGCGCCCGTCCCTACGACGTGCGGGAGGTGATTGCCCGGTTGGTAGATGGCTCGGAGTTTCACGAGTACAAGGCCGATTACGGCCAGACACTGGTTTGTGGCTATGCCCGGCTGGGCGGGTTTCCGGTGGGGATTGTGGCCAACCAGCGCCTGATTATCAAGAAGCCCGGAAAAATTGAAGTGGGGGGGGTCATCTATGCCGAGGCCGCCGACAAGGCCGCCCGGTTTATCCTCGAGGTCAATCAGCGCTTTATTCCCCTCTTGTTCCTGATGGACGTAACCGGCTTTATGGTGGGCAAGGAGTCCGAGCAGCAGGGCATCATCCGGCGGGGGGCCAAGCTGGTCAACGCGGTTTCCAACTCGGTGGTGCCCAAGATCACTCTGATTACCGGCGGCTCGTTTGGCGCGGGCAACTACGCCATGGCCGGCAAAGCCTATGCCCCGCGCTTCATTTACGCCTGGCCTTCGGCCAAGTATGCCGTTATGAGCGGCAACGCCGCGGCCAAGACCCTGATGGAAATTGAGCTGGCCAAGCTAGGGCGCGAGGGGCGCAAGCCTACCGAAGAAGACCTGGTCGAGCTCTATGAACGCATCAAGGGCCGCTACGAAGAGACCCTCGATCCGCGCTATGCCGCGGCCCGCCTCTGGGTAGACGAGGTCATCTTCCCCCACGAGACCCGTGAGCGGCTTATAAGGAGCCTCGAGGTTTGCGCCCTGAACCCGCTGCGCGAGCCCCTGCGGGTGGGGGTGTTTCAGGTTTAA
- the tpiA gene encoding triose-phosphate isomerase, with protein MRKRLVAGNWKMHKTPSEARMWFRDLIVRQLPPQTEPALLVPFTHLPYASEVLEGYGVAWGAQDVSAHSEGAYTGEVSARMLADLACKYTIVGHSERRSYHAESDALVAEKARRLLEQGIIPILCVGEPLEVREAENHVEYTLKQLEGSLEGVNPPSPAHLVIAYEPVWAIGTGKTATPEDAEAMHRAIRGWLMARYGSSFAEELRILYGGSVKPDNAAALFAQPNIDGGLVGGASLKLDDYLQLLTA; from the coding sequence ATGCGCAAACGACTGGTAGCCGGAAACTGGAAGATGCACAAAACCCCCTCCGAAGCCCGCATGTGGTTTCGGGATTTGATTGTTCGACAGCTCCCCCCTCAGACCGAGCCGGCCCTGCTGGTGCCTTTTACCCATCTGCCCTACGCTTCGGAAGTGCTCGAGGGCTACGGGGTGGCGTGGGGTGCCCAGGATGTCTCGGCTCACTCGGAGGGCGCCTATACGGGCGAGGTCTCGGCCCGAATGCTGGCCGATCTGGCCTGCAAATACACCATCGTGGGGCACTCCGAGCGGCGCAGCTACCATGCCGAGTCCGATGCCCTGGTAGCCGAAAAAGCCAGGCGTCTGCTGGAGCAGGGCATCATCCCCATCCTTTGTGTGGGGGAACCCCTAGAGGTACGGGAGGCCGAAAACCACGTCGAGTACACCCTCAAGCAACTGGAGGGCAGCCTCGAGGGGGTCAATCCGCCCTCGCCCGCGCATCTGGTCATTGCCTATGAGCCGGTCTGGGCCATCGGCACCGGCAAGACCGCCACCCCCGAGGACGCCGAGGCCATGCACCGCGCCATCCGCGGCTGGCTGATGGCCCGCTACGGCTCGAGTTTTGCGGAGGAGTTGCGGATTCTCTATGGGGGCTCGGTCAAGCCCGACAACGCTGCGGCTCTCTTCGCCCAGCCCAACATCGATGGCGGCCTGGTGGGGGGAGCCAGCCTGAAGCTCGACGATTATCTCCAACTGCTGACCGCCTGA
- a CDS encoding MliC family protein: MRVWMVFVLLASLVALAQSTDSVQRTYRCAGGVQVRAVYHNQFDRVGVVFNHQTYGPLYQVEAASGVKYSDGRASWWVKGSGVAEEAFLLSERTGKTLAQRCKPVR; this comes from the coding sequence ATGCGTGTTTGGATGGTATTCGTACTGCTTGCTTCCCTTGTGGCCCTGGCCCAGTCCACCGACTCGGTGCAACGAACCTACCGCTGCGCCGGAGGTGTGCAGGTTCGGGCCGTCTACCACAACCAGTTCGACCGGGTGGGGGTGGTGTTCAACCACCAGACCTACGGCCCCTTGTACCAGGTGGAAGCGGCTTCGGGGGTCAAGTACTCCGATGGCCGGGCTTCCTGGTGGGTCAAAGGCAGCGGCGTTGCCGAGGAGGCCTTCTTGCTGAGTGAGCGTACCGGGAAAACGCTGGCCCAGCGCTGTAAGCCCGTGCGTTGA